From Toxorhynchites rutilus septentrionalis strain SRP chromosome 2, ASM2978413v1, whole genome shotgun sequence, a single genomic window includes:
- the LOC129770255 gene encoding phosphatidylinositol 3-kinase 2-like isoform X2, whose translation MSKSGSRYGRRSNWFKIHCLLQEQQAHKNNNNNNNSLASNNNNDTSSSNSLSISSTNNNNNGSSNNSSSGLLPNGFLPSSFLSNLCNNNNNNNVAIKKEMKPSSPCDSGASSADPEESTSTKDSLAAYNHTISAKVEVPEVTLTKISPKVSRIPATSSALTTASTTDSFRPLLDRMSPYLHHGAYRPDASPYFPMPFAIPPVSLALIANSKHDHHEQHEPIDLSMKSKSSNSSDSPLRLESASPLLGDVSDPEQLPSSATSISRPVPLDLTFVRTKPLSG comes from the coding sequence ATGTCCAAAAGCGGTTCCCGATACGGCCGCCGGTCGAATTGGTTCAAAATTCATTGTCTACTGCAGGAGCAGCAGGCCCACaagaacaacaacaataacaacaacagcttGGCCAGCAACAACAATAATGACACCAGCAGCAGTAACAGTCTTAGCATCAGCAGcaccaataacaacaacaatggcAGTAGTAATAACAGTTCTTCGGGGCTGCTGCCAAATGGTTTCCTTCCCAGCAGCTTTCTCTCGAATCTctgcaataacaataacaataacaacgTGGCAATCAAAAAGGAGATGAAACCTAGCTCACCCTGCGATTCCGGTGCATCTTCTGCGGACCCGGAGGAAAGCACCAGTACTAAGGACTCTCTCGCAGCGTATAATCACACGATCTCAGCCAAGGTGGAAGTTCCGGAGGTGACACTCACCAAAATAAGTCCGAAAGTTAGCCGTATCCCCGCAACTTCTTCAGCGCTCACTACCGCCAGTACCACCGACAGCTTCCGTCCGCTGCTCGATCGAATGTCACCCTACCTGCATCATGGTGCGTATCGACCTGACGCTTCACCATACTTCCCGATGCCCTTTGCCATCCCACCAGTGTCCCTGGCACTGATAGCGAACAGCAAACATGACCACCACGAGCAGCACGAACCGATAGACCTATCGATGAAATCGAAATCATCAAACTCCTCCGATTCTCCACTGCGGCTCGAGTCTGCGTCCCCTCTGCTGGGGGATGTGTCCGACCCGGAGCAACTGCCTTCTTCCGCAACCAGCATCAGTCGACCCGTGCCGCTGGATCTAACCTTTGTGCGGACGAAACCACTCTCTGGGTGA
- the LOC129770255 gene encoding protein embryonic gonad-like isoform X1, whose protein sequence is MNQQCKVCGEPAAGFHFGAFTCEGCKSFFGRTYNNLSSISECKNNGECVINKKNRTACKACRLRKCLVVGMSKSGSRYGRRSNWFKIHCLLQEQQAHKNNNNNNNSLASNNNNDTSSSNSLSISSTNNNNNGSSNNSSSGLLPNGFLPSSFLSNLCNNNNNNNVAIKKEMKPSSPCDSGASSADPEESTSTKDSLAAYNHTISAKVEVPEVTLTKISPKVSRIPATSSALTTASTTDSFRPLLDRMSPYLHHGAYRPDASPYFPMPFAIPPVSLALIANSKHDHHEQHEPIDLSMKSKSSNSSDSPLRLESASPLLGDVSDPEQLPSSATSISRPVPLDLTFVRTKPLSG, encoded by the coding sequence TCATTCTTCGGCCGCACATACAATAATTTGTCATCGATTTCGGAATGCAAAAACAACGGCGAATGTGTCATCAACAAGAAGAATCGCACCGCCTGCAAGGCGTGCCGTCTCCGCAAGTGTCTGGTGGTTGGAATGTCCAAAAGCGGTTCCCGATACGGCCGCCGGTCGAATTGGTTCAAAATTCATTGTCTACTGCAGGAGCAGCAGGCCCACaagaacaacaacaataacaacaacagcttGGCCAGCAACAACAATAATGACACCAGCAGCAGTAACAGTCTTAGCATCAGCAGcaccaataacaacaacaatggcAGTAGTAATAACAGTTCTTCGGGGCTGCTGCCAAATGGTTTCCTTCCCAGCAGCTTTCTCTCGAATCTctgcaataacaataacaataacaacgTGGCAATCAAAAAGGAGATGAAACCTAGCTCACCCTGCGATTCCGGTGCATCTTCTGCGGACCCGGAGGAAAGCACCAGTACTAAGGACTCTCTCGCAGCGTATAATCACACGATCTCAGCCAAGGTGGAAGTTCCGGAGGTGACACTCACCAAAATAAGTCCGAAAGTTAGCCGTATCCCCGCAACTTCTTCAGCGCTCACTACCGCCAGTACCACCGACAGCTTCCGTCCGCTGCTCGATCGAATGTCACCCTACCTGCATCATGGTGCGTATCGACCTGACGCTTCACCATACTTCCCGATGCCCTTTGCCATCCCACCAGTGTCCCTGGCACTGATAGCGAACAGCAAACATGACCACCACGAGCAGCACGAACCGATAGACCTATCGATGAAATCGAAATCATCAAACTCCTCCGATTCTCCACTGCGGCTCGAGTCTGCGTCCCCTCTGCTGGGGGATGTGTCCGACCCGGAGCAACTGCCTTCTTCCGCAACCAGCATCAGTCGACCCGTGCCGCTGGATCTAACCTTTGTGCGGACGAAACCACTCTCTGGGTGA